From the genome of Lineus longissimus chromosome 8, tnLinLong1.2, whole genome shotgun sequence, one region includes:
- the LOC135492921 gene encoding troponin I-like, translating into MYENEALATNNKKEGAESEVNVTSLATTPAQSEDNVTSLKVETKQVPREEVKEISESKVEEPVSKQSETNGNITSMRPKLGLRSSRFSMPMDETDSAVQNDEIPTRRVSSVSITLRKRSDADNFDKSEVVVSEKSAEVQAELRAEDTSSSYRRRRRNRGGDDDDDAEAQAAAEAAAAERRAAAEREEEDRMAREQEEAAERRRRQREMDEEEEREREAAAEAERERERQREEEQKQQREEEERRRREEEEAEEEAERQREEERRREEEERRRKREEEERKAAEPAPKPVARAPPKKKGGKKKGLTLTPEKKRLLKQIIMEKAAEEMRAEAKKRAEEKERHINSVLPPLNVGSLDKAGLQNEIKKFHKKMCDLEDEKYEFELKIRKQDFEINELTVKVNDIKGKFVKPVLKKVSKTESKLAKIGLKKEGEGASSFRAGLKSTGKSKYELDDPKDAAPKTPDWRDEKKDAPPAEEEVEADAE; encoded by the exons ATGTATGAAAACGAGGCCCTCGCGACAAACAATAAAAAAGAGGGTGCAGAATCAGAGgtcaatgtcacatccttggcTACAACTCCAGCACAAtcagaagacaatgtcacatctttGAAGGTAGAAACCAAGCAAGTTCCAAGAGAGGAAGTGAAGGAAATATCAGAATCAAAAGTTGAAGAACCAGTCTCAAAGCAATCGGAAACAAACGGCAATATTACGTCAATGCGGCCAAAGTTAGGATTAAGATCTAGTCGCTTCAGCATGCCAATGGACGAAACAGACTCTGCTGTTCAGAACGATGAAATTCCCACAAGACGTGTTTCTAGTGTTTCAATTACTCTCCGTAAAAGGTCAGACGCGGACAATTTCGACAAATCAGAAGTTGTTGTGAGTGAAAAATCAGCAGAAGTTCAGGCGGAGTTACGGGCTGAG GATACATCTAGCTCATATCGCAGGAGGAGAAGGAATCGCggaggagatgatgatgatgatgctgag GCTCAAGCAGCTGCGGAGGCTGCAGCTGCAGAACGTAGGGCAGCAGCTGAACGTGAGGAGGAGGATCGCATGGCCCGGGAACAGGAGGAAGCTGCCGAGCGTCGTAGACGCCAACGTGAAATGGACGAGGAAGAAGAACGCGAGAGGGAAGCGGCAGCGGAGGCCGAACGCGAAAGGGAGCGACAGCGTGAAGAGGAACAAAAACAACAGAGAGAAGAAGAGGAGCGCCGTCGCCGG gaagaggaagaggcG GAGGAAGAGGCCGAGCGCCAACGCGAGGAAGAACGCAGGCGCGAGGAAGAGGAACGCCGCAGAAAG CGTGAAGAAGAGGAGAGGAAAGCTGCTGAG CCAGCTCCCAAGCCCGTTGCCAGGGCTCCCCCAAAGAAGAAGGGTGGAAAGAAGAAGGGTCTCACTCTCACTCCAGAAAAGAAGAGACTTTTAAAG CAAATCATCATGGAGAAGGCCGCAGAGGAAATGCGTGCGGAGGCTAAAAAACGTGCAGAAGAAAAGGAACGTCACATTAACTCTGTGTTACCGCCCCTCAATGTTGGCAGTTTGGACAAAG CTGGCCTTCAAAACGAAATTAAAAAGTTTCACAAGAAAATGTGCGATCTTGAAGATGAGAAATacgaatttgaattgaaaataagaaaacaaGATTTCGAG ATCAATGAATTAACAGTAAAAGTGAACGATATCAAGGGAAAATT CGTCAAACCAGTATTGAAGAAAGTATCAAAGACAGAAAGCAA ATTGGCCAAGATCGGACTAAAGAAGGAGGGTGAAGGAGCGTCGTCGTTCCGGGCTGGACTCAAATCAACAGGAAAGAGCAAATATGAATTAGATGACCCCAAAGATGCAGCA CCGAAGACTCCCGACTGGCGTGATGAGAAGAAGGATGCACCGCCAGCAGAAGAAGAAGTCGAGGCCGACGCAGAATAA